Proteins encoded within one genomic window of Esox lucius isolate fEsoLuc1 chromosome 12, fEsoLuc1.pri, whole genome shotgun sequence:
- the LOC117595373 gene encoding uncharacterized protein LOC117595373 has translation MAALEPYADLIKDLFETGKTHVEISTTLQQMGVQRCSEISVRRFCVQHNLKRKRHVSDTELERAVVGSIYETGPSYGRKFMTGYLSSMGVHAGECRVGKILREIHQPYHEFRRQGARNLNPIPYHAEYMGHKIHMDQNEKLVMFGVTHVVAVDGYSGKIVANATMPVKNNLVIYEEVYRSAVVNHGMWDQLRVDHGREFYMCLYMQEMLSRHRHNPSRPPYLQTTSTRNLRVERIWPEVNNRVNYPLKQALVHLLDQEVLNMEDNMTKFCISNLTCQLSQIGLGRVVQSWNAHRIPGRGIPNELAAGGCPAKISEELLPNASVVANMYEQEFGSSFVNE, from the exons ATGGCCGCACTGGAACCATATGCTGATTTAATTAAAGATTTATTTGAAACTGGCAAGACACATGTAGAGATTTCCACAACGCTGCAGCAGATGGGTGTCCAGCGATGTTCTGAAATAAGTGTGAGAAGATTCTGTGTTCAGCACAACCTTAAGCGAAAAAGACATGTATCGGACACAGAACTGGAGAGGGCTGTGGTTGGATCAATATATGaa ACGGGCCCATCTTATGGCCGCAAGTTCATGACTGGATATCTGTCTTCAATGGGAGTGCATGCAGGAGAATGTCGAGTTGGGAAAATCCTCAGAGAGATTCATCAGCCATACCACGAATTCCGACGTCAG GGTGCTCGTAATCTAAATCCCATCCCGTATCATGCGGAATATATGGGCCATAAAATTCACATGGACCAAAACGAGAAGCTTGTGATGTTTGGAGTGACACACGTCGTGGCAGTTGATGGCTACAGCGGCAAAATTGTTGCCAATGCCACCATGCCAGTGAAAAACAACCTTGTGATTTATGAGGAAGTTTACAg ATCTGCAGTGGTTAACCATGGGATGTGGGACCAACTCAGGGTCGACCATGGCAGGGAGTTTTACATGTGCTTGTACATGCAAGAGATGCTGTCAAGACATAGACACAACCCTAGCAGGCCACCATACCttcaaacaacatcaacaagg AATCTTCGAGTGGAAAGGATTTGGCCCGAGGTGAACAATCGCGTTAACTACCCATTGAAACAGGCCCTGGTACACCTGCTGGACCAAGAAGTCCTCAACATGGAGGACAATATGACTAAATTCTGCATTTCAAACCTGACATGTCAATTAAGCCAAATTGGACTAGGCAGAGTGGTGCAATCGTGGAATGCACACAGGATCCCAG GACGTGGGATACCCAATGAACTTGCAGCAGGTGGCTGTCCAGCTAAAATCTCTGAAGAGCTGCTGCCCAATGCCTCTGTTGTGGCAAACATGTATGAGCAAGAGTTTGGATCCTC ATTCGTAAACGAATAA